From the Synechococcus sp. HK01-R genome, one window contains:
- a CDS encoding Tol biopolymer transporter periplasmic protein — translation MPRLPLILAMLMTCPWISACAPRAQRAPGGFADRQQLEPALSGDGSLLAVIVDQNGRPTVQLRDRRGGGLIPLRHLNRHQPHSSPSLSWNGRYLAVITQRGSRRMALIEDRLTGRAHPIRLPGNRDPIRLSLAPDARRLALQVADQGRWRVELLDLSGTLEPERPGGERLSDPAGATP, via the coding sequence ATGCCCAGGCTCCCCCTGATCCTGGCCATGCTGATGACTTGTCCCTGGATCAGCGCCTGTGCGCCAAGGGCCCAGCGAGCACCAGGTGGCTTCGCTGACCGTCAGCAGTTGGAGCCAGCCCTCAGCGGTGATGGCAGCCTGCTTGCCGTCATCGTCGACCAGAACGGACGCCCGACTGTTCAGCTGCGTGATCGTCGCGGGGGTGGCCTGATTCCTCTGCGCCACCTCAATCGGCATCAGCCCCACAGCTCCCCGTCCTTGAGCTGGAATGGCCGTTATCTAGCCGTGATCACCCAACGGGGCAGCCGTCGTATGGCCCTGATCGAGGATCGACTCACGGGCCGTGCCCATCCAATCCGCCTTCCCGGCAACCGTGATCCGATCCGCCTCAGCCTGGCTCCCGATGCCAGACGACTCGCCCTTCAGGTGGCCGATCAGGGGCGCTGGAGGGTGGAGCTTCTCGACCTCAGCGGCACTCTCGAACCCGAACGGCCAGGAGGTGAGCGGCTGAGCGATCCAGCAGGAGCGACACCATGA
- a CDS encoding chlorophyll a/b-binding protein gives MTSSSTEQTSKDSAPGQAPETSATTSDVPAFGWSAYAERINGRFAMVGFAAVLLVEAISHDTFLRWAGLVP, from the coding sequence ATGACCAGCAGCAGCACTGAGCAGACCTCCAAGGACTCCGCTCCCGGACAGGCCCCAGAGACCAGTGCGACCACCTCGGATGTTCCTGCCTTCGGGTGGAGCGCCTATGCGGAGCGCATCAATGGTCGTTTCGCCATGGTCGGTTTCGCCGCGGTGCTTCTGGTGGAAGCGATCAGCCACGACACCTTTCTGCGTTGGGCAGGTCTGGTGCCCTGA
- a CDS encoding ABC transporter ATP-binding protein/permease: MTTLPSKVPFEALRRQLAKLRHLAQPFFLPLDQASGWQFVWLLISLLFCVGGVVLLLLTGLMQLLAKLQPLITEKYFGGVLSTLTTIWSGWWGWGFATLFLIGAASFLAMRQQLRNRRWLHWLLLAVIVLMLLAVNGINAGISFIARDLTNALVAKQQEGFYRILIIYASCFVVALPIRVSQIFFTLKLGIIWRDWLSRSLIADYMSNRAYYVLNPNDEQATDVDNPDQRITDDTRAFTAQSLQFTLGIFDALLTFSLNILILWSISTTLTFSLFAYAAFATTVLIVAGRKLVRINFDQLRYEADFRYGLVHVRDNAESIAFYAGEKPEQEETQRRLGSVVRNFNLLIIWRVVIDVMRRSIGYASNFFPYLVMAAPYFAGEIDYGGFIQANFAFGMVESSLFFVVNQIEELAQFTAGITRLEGFQSKVEQVSQQAPDATGATVRDRDSILVDHADLVPPGARTPIIRDLTLSVGDTDKLLVVGPSGCGKTSLLRMVSGLWSPEQGRIERPPTGDLLFIPQKPYMLLGSLREQLCYPTDEARFSDDQLRAVLEQVRLPQLVSRYPDLDVKQDWPRILSLGEQQRLAFGRLLLNAPRFVVLDEATSALDVKTEEHLYQLLIDRDLAFISVGHRPTLLSFHDTVLELIGNGDWRLIPTASYDVSQS; this comes from the coding sequence ATGACAACTCTCCCCAGCAAGGTTCCTTTCGAGGCCCTGCGCCGTCAGCTCGCCAAGCTGCGCCACCTCGCGCAGCCGTTTTTCCTCCCTTTGGATCAGGCCAGCGGCTGGCAGTTCGTCTGGCTGCTGATCTCGCTGCTGTTCTGTGTCGGCGGCGTGGTGCTGCTGTTGCTAACGGGGCTGATGCAGCTGCTGGCGAAGCTGCAGCCTCTGATCACCGAGAAATATTTCGGAGGTGTGCTCAGCACCCTCACCACGATCTGGAGCGGCTGGTGGGGGTGGGGCTTCGCGACGCTGTTCCTGATCGGGGCCGCCAGCTTCCTGGCCATGCGCCAGCAGTTGCGCAACCGTCGCTGGTTGCACTGGCTGCTGCTCGCAGTGATCGTGTTGATGCTGCTGGCAGTGAACGGCATCAATGCCGGAATCAGCTTCATTGCCCGCGATCTCACCAATGCCCTGGTTGCTAAGCAACAGGAAGGCTTTTACCGGATTCTGATTATTTATGCCAGCTGTTTTGTGGTGGCATTGCCGATCAGGGTTTCGCAGATCTTCTTTACCCTGAAGCTAGGCATTATCTGGCGCGACTGGCTGTCGCGCAGCCTGATTGCAGACTACATGAGCAATCGGGCTTACTACGTTCTTAATCCAAATGATGAGCAGGCCACTGATGTTGATAACCCCGATCAGCGGATCACTGATGATACACGCGCATTCACGGCTCAGAGTCTTCAGTTCACGCTTGGGATTTTTGATGCGCTGCTGACCTTCTCGCTGAATATCTTGATCCTCTGGAGCATCAGCACAACACTGACCTTCTCGCTGTTTGCCTACGCCGCCTTTGCAACGACTGTGCTGATTGTGGCCGGTCGCAAGTTGGTCAGGATCAATTTTGATCAACTTCGCTATGAGGCCGATTTTCGCTATGGCCTGGTGCATGTTCGCGACAACGCCGAGTCGATTGCCTTTTATGCAGGCGAGAAGCCTGAGCAGGAAGAGACCCAGCGCAGACTCGGTTCTGTGGTGCGCAATTTCAATCTGTTGATCATCTGGCGGGTGGTCATTGACGTGATGAGGCGGTCGATTGGTTATGCCAGTAATTTCTTCCCGTATTTGGTGATGGCGGCGCCCTACTTCGCTGGCGAGATCGACTACGGCGGATTCATTCAGGCCAACTTTGCTTTTGGCATGGTCGAGTCCTCGTTATTTTTCGTGGTCAATCAGATTGAAGAGCTGGCCCAATTCACAGCGGGTATTACTCGTCTTGAGGGCTTTCAATCCAAAGTGGAGCAGGTCAGTCAGCAGGCTCCGGATGCAACCGGCGCCACCGTGCGCGACCGCGATTCGATCTTGGTGGACCATGCCGATCTGGTTCCCCCTGGCGCTCGGACCCCGATCATCCGCGACCTCACCCTCAGTGTTGGTGACACCGACAAGCTTCTTGTGGTGGGGCCCTCCGGCTGCGGTAAAACCTCCCTGTTGCGCATGGTGAGCGGGCTCTGGTCTCCCGAGCAAGGACGGATCGAGCGTCCCCCGACAGGGGACCTGCTGTTCATTCCTCAGAAGCCCTACATGCTGCTTGGTTCCTTGAGGGAGCAGCTCTGTTATCCCACCGATGAGGCCCGCTTCAGCGATGACCAGTTGCGGGCTGTGCTTGAGCAGGTGCGCCTGCCTCAGCTGGTCAGCCGCTATCCCGATCTGGATGTGAAACAGGACTGGCCCAGAATTCTTTCCCTCGGCGAACAGCAGCGTCTGGCCTTCGGCCGTCTGCTGCTCAATGCTCCGCGCTTTGTCGTCCTCGATGAGGCCACCAGCGCTCTCGATGTGAAGACGGAGGAGCACCTCTACCAGCTGCTCATCGACAGGGATCTGGCCTTCATCAGCGTCGGGCACCGACCGACTCTGCTCAGCTTCCACGACACGGTTCTGGAGCTGATTGGCAATGGCGACTGGCGTCTGATCCCCACGGCCAGCTATGACGTATCCCAATCCTGA
- a CDS encoding histidine triad nucleotide-binding protein encodes MTADTIFARILRGEIPCDEVYSDDLCLAFRDIAPQAPVHVLVIPRKPIESLRSAEEADGPLLGHLLLVAARVAKQEGLSDWRTVINSGADAGQTVFHLHVHVIGGRPLAWPPG; translated from the coding sequence ATGACAGCTGACACGATTTTTGCCCGCATCCTGCGTGGTGAGATCCCCTGTGATGAGGTCTACAGCGACGATCTCTGTCTCGCCTTTCGCGACATCGCCCCGCAGGCTCCGGTGCATGTGCTCGTCATCCCGCGCAAGCCGATCGAGAGTCTGCGCTCAGCTGAGGAGGCGGATGGGCCCCTGCTTGGCCATCTGCTGCTGGTCGCGGCCCGAGTGGCGAAGCAGGAGGGCCTCAGCGACTGGCGCACTGTGATCAACAGCGGTGCTGATGCTGGGCAGACCGTCTTTCACTTGCATGTGCACGTGATCGGTGGGCGTCCCCTCGCCTGGCCTCCCGGTTGA
- a CDS encoding YifB family Mg chelatase-like AAA ATPase, with the protein MLARCLSASIVGLEARPVVVEVDLAPGLPGLQLVGLPDTAIQESRERVRAALRNSGFRGPLVRVVVNLAPADLRKEGPAFDLPIALGLLVSSGQLDAPLLKDLWCAGELGLDGSLRPCRGILAVARLAAAAGARALVVPVANAAEASLVPDLRLLAATSLREVVQTLRGTQPWPCLDVANAITATADDSFDTRDGVIGQTVAQQALALAAAGGHHLLMVGPPGCGKTLLARQLPRLLPPLSQGEALEITQLHSIAGSLPQPASLVQRRPFRSPHHSCSPAALLGGGANPRPGELSLAHGGVLFLDELAEFPRSLLDQLRQPIEEGCLWLSRAKVKCAFPCRVTLVAATNPCPCGWFGEPGGQCRCRETERQRYWNRLSGPMLDRLDLQLRLHRLPPEQLRRSVETPTPEQEPTPLLCPERIQQARLRMIRRNPSGCLNSALSAAALGRSGSLSASALERWERIVEQRQLSARSGLRLLRVARTLADLDDREHVLNTDLSEALCFRSFDTPPTDGVNTQGD; encoded by the coding sequence ATGCTGGCACGCTGCCTGAGTGCCTCGATCGTCGGCCTAGAGGCTCGACCGGTGGTCGTGGAGGTAGACCTAGCCCCCGGACTTCCAGGCCTCCAGCTGGTAGGGCTGCCGGATACCGCCATCCAGGAATCCCGGGAACGGGTGAGGGCAGCCCTTCGCAACAGCGGCTTTCGTGGTCCACTGGTGCGGGTGGTGGTGAACCTGGCCCCGGCGGATCTACGCAAGGAAGGACCGGCCTTTGACCTGCCGATTGCCCTCGGGCTTCTGGTGTCCAGCGGCCAGCTGGATGCACCGCTGCTGAAGGATCTCTGGTGTGCCGGTGAACTGGGCCTCGATGGAAGCCTGAGGCCCTGCCGAGGCATCCTTGCTGTGGCCCGTCTGGCCGCCGCGGCAGGAGCCCGAGCGCTGGTGGTGCCTGTGGCGAATGCCGCTGAAGCCAGCCTGGTGCCCGACCTAAGGCTGCTGGCCGCCACCTCACTCCGGGAGGTCGTGCAGACGCTCCGGGGAACCCAGCCCTGGCCATGCCTTGACGTGGCGAACGCGATCACCGCGACGGCCGACGACTCCTTTGACACGAGGGATGGAGTGATCGGACAAACCGTGGCGCAACAGGCTCTGGCGCTGGCGGCTGCCGGTGGCCATCACCTCCTGATGGTTGGCCCTCCGGGCTGCGGCAAAACCCTGCTGGCCCGTCAGCTCCCGAGGCTGTTGCCCCCGCTCAGCCAGGGAGAAGCGCTGGAGATCACCCAGCTGCATTCGATCGCCGGCTCTCTCCCCCAACCGGCGAGCCTGGTTCAACGCCGCCCGTTTCGATCCCCCCATCACAGTTGTTCGCCGGCAGCCCTGCTGGGGGGAGGCGCTAATCCCAGACCCGGGGAACTGAGCCTGGCCCATGGCGGCGTGCTGTTTCTTGATGAGCTGGCGGAATTTCCACGCTCCCTGCTCGACCAGTTGCGCCAACCGATCGAAGAAGGCTGCCTCTGGCTCAGTCGAGCCAAGGTCAAATGCGCCTTCCCTTGCCGGGTCACCCTGGTGGCAGCAACGAATCCCTGCCCCTGTGGTTGGTTTGGCGAGCCGGGAGGCCAATGCCGGTGCCGAGAAACGGAACGCCAGCGCTACTGGAACCGTCTGTCGGGGCCCATGCTGGATCGCCTCGATCTGCAACTCCGGTTGCACAGGCTGCCGCCGGAGCAGCTCCGCCGCAGCGTGGAGACCCCAACCCCAGAGCAGGAGCCGACACCACTGTTGTGTCCAGAACGAATCCAGCAGGCACGCCTGAGAATGATTCGGCGCAATCCCTCGGGGTGCCTGAACAGCGCTCTCAGTGCCGCAGCCCTGGGGCGAAGCGGGAGCTTGAGTGCTTCAGCTTTAGAACGATGGGAAAGGATTGTTGAGCAGCGTCAACTGAGTGCCCGCAGTGGCCTGAGGCTGCTCCGGGTTGCTCGCACCTTGGCTGACCTGGATGACCGCGAGCATGTCCTGAACACCGACCTCAGCGAAGCACTGTGCTTTCGCAGCTTCGACACCCCCCCGACCGATGGGGTGAACACACAAGGGGATTGA
- the rpsU gene encoding 30S ribosomal protein S21 yields MTQVTVGENEGIESALRRFKRQVSKAGIFADLKRLRHHETPIEKYKRKAQQRRRRR; encoded by the coding sequence ATGACTCAGGTCACGGTCGGAGAAAACGAAGGCATCGAATCAGCCCTACGTCGCTTCAAGCGTCAGGTCTCCAAGGCCGGGATCTTTGCAGACCTCAAGCGCCTGCGTCACCACGAGACACCCATCGAGAAGTACAAGCGCAAGGCTCAGCAGCGTCGTCGTCGTCGCTGA
- a CDS encoding DUF3747 domain-containing protein, translating into MVRFLPLAVVTALTAAITAAVSPLPLRAQGSLFTAAPVEQSRFILVAAPIGKGESAQLNIYEQRSSKRPCYSVSGSAPAVVNPLLATFDFTGICNRYIDGNGYSLRIGADDLGTRYRLSVVKTGSDVELLAVPTRDTSKPTLLIARTGGPGQDFLQLVMEPGWQLMRRQYGKKTLGHLYVFRESWPDAGEASTQP; encoded by the coding sequence ATGGTCCGCTTCCTGCCTCTCGCCGTTGTGACCGCTCTGACGGCCGCCATCACGGCCGCCGTCAGTCCTCTCCCGCTGAGGGCGCAGGGTTCTCTGTTCACGGCAGCGCCGGTGGAACAGAGCCGATTCATCCTGGTGGCAGCACCGATCGGTAAAGGGGAGTCAGCGCAGCTCAACATCTACGAGCAGCGCAGCAGCAAGCGCCCCTGTTACTCCGTATCGGGCTCCGCCCCAGCGGTCGTCAATCCTCTGTTGGCCACCTTTGATTTCACCGGGATTTGCAATCGCTACATCGATGGCAATGGTTATTCCCTCCGCATTGGTGCTGACGACCTGGGCACCCGTTACCGCCTGTCTGTGGTGAAGACCGGTTCTGACGTGGAGCTGCTGGCGGTGCCGACCCGTGATACCTCTAAGCCCACCCTGTTGATCGCTCGTACCGGTGGGCCGGGACAGGACTTTCTGCAGTTGGTCATGGAGCCCGGCTGGCAACTGATGCGCCGTCAGTACGGCAAGAAGACCCTCGGTCACCTGTATGTCTTCCGGGAGTCCTGGCCTGATGCCGGTGAGGCATCGACCCAGCCTTGA
- the def gene encoding peptide deformylase: MARSFAQLARSAERSGGAVAVAKEPLEVAPLEIHTLGNQVLRQEARRISRVDEAVRDLARDMLRSMYTARGIGLAAPQVGVHQQLLVIDLDIENAAAPPLVLINPEITTTSGSLDTYEEGCLSIPGVYLDVVRPSAIQLSYRDEMGRPRTMKADGLMARCIQHEMDHLKGVLFVDRVSDEGNRNRELKDHGFLAADVRPLV; encoded by the coding sequence TTGGCTCGAAGTTTCGCTCAACTGGCACGGTCGGCCGAACGCAGCGGCGGCGCCGTGGCGGTGGCGAAGGAGCCTCTGGAGGTTGCCCCGCTCGAGATTCACACGCTGGGGAATCAGGTGTTGCGCCAGGAGGCACGGCGCATCAGTCGGGTGGATGAAGCGGTGCGGGATCTCGCCCGCGACATGTTGCGCAGCATGTACACCGCCCGCGGGATCGGGCTCGCGGCTCCGCAGGTGGGAGTGCATCAGCAATTGCTCGTGATCGATCTCGATATCGAGAACGCCGCGGCTCCACCCCTGGTGTTGATCAACCCGGAGATCACGACCACGAGCGGATCATTAGACACCTACGAGGAGGGCTGCCTCAGCATCCCCGGTGTCTATCTCGATGTGGTGCGACCTAGCGCGATTCAGCTCAGCTACCGCGACGAGATGGGACGTCCTCGCACCATGAAGGCCGATGGGCTCATGGCCCGCTGCATCCAGCACGAGATGGATCACCTCAAGGGAGTCCTCTTTGTCGATCGGGTGAGTGATGAAGGCAATCGCAACCGTGAGCTCAAGGACCATGGTTTTCTGGCTGCTGATGTTCGCCCCCTGGTCTGA
- a CDS encoding prolyl oligopeptidase family serine peptidase, with the protein MHTPLAARIALGRMPTLREPRLVGDSGDWVLWLEQRPQERGRTTALIRRWGAGATAVQELTPAPINLRSRVHDYGGGVLAQATDGQELMLAWIDDRDGCVWFQTWQGLDQSEANPLLAHGPARRLSRPGAPLADGQLDPFRRRWLGVMEDDGRDWLVSLQLDQEDQTPDRLHQPADFAGYIALGPRGDRLAWVEWQQPNMPWDNSQLWGADLDSEGRIITPMALAGSEGTTGAEISVFQPLWLPDGRLVVAEDGSGWWNLLRSTGGTTLDSLQWERPWPMEAETAMPQWVYGMRTSAWDGRQLLAAVCREGCWQLNRLSEQGTIQTLDQPFDDLAGLHAQGERAVAIASNSTTGQGLLEIDLSDGHWHHHPAAEPALSAECISVAEPLWFEGSQGRRTHAWYYPPSAGSAERPPLLVKSHSGPTAMARRGLSLGIQYWTSRGWGVVDVNYGGSTGFGRAYRERLNGGWGLVDVEDCAAAAQALIAAGRAHPDQIAIEGGSAGGFTTLACLCFTDTFRVGACRYAVSDLTAMATDTHRFEARYAERLVGIWPQERERYEARSPLLHAERIHCPVIFFQGDKDKVVPPEQTERMATALRANGLPVEVHSFPNEGHGFRDSHVQISVLEATERFFRTHLGLNEG; encoded by the coding sequence ATGCACACTCCCCTGGCCGCACGGATTGCTCTCGGCCGCATGCCGACGCTGCGGGAACCGAGGTTGGTCGGCGACTCGGGCGACTGGGTTCTCTGGCTGGAACAGCGCCCCCAAGAGAGGGGACGCACCACCGCCCTGATCCGTCGCTGGGGGGCTGGGGCCACTGCGGTTCAGGAGCTGACCCCCGCTCCCATCAACCTGCGCAGCAGGGTGCACGACTACGGCGGTGGCGTGTTGGCCCAGGCCACTGATGGCCAGGAGCTGATGCTGGCCTGGATCGACGATCGCGATGGCTGCGTCTGGTTTCAGACCTGGCAAGGCCTGGACCAGAGCGAAGCAAATCCTCTGCTCGCCCATGGCCCCGCCCGCCGCCTCAGTCGGCCTGGAGCTCCCCTCGCGGACGGCCAGCTCGATCCCTTCAGGCGCCGCTGGCTCGGCGTCATGGAAGACGACGGCCGCGACTGGTTGGTGAGCCTGCAGCTGGACCAGGAGGATCAGACCCCAGACCGCTTGCATCAACCGGCTGATTTTGCTGGGTACATCGCCCTCGGTCCAAGGGGGGACAGGCTCGCCTGGGTGGAATGGCAGCAGCCGAACATGCCCTGGGACAACAGCCAGCTCTGGGGCGCTGATCTGGATTCTGAGGGGCGGATCATCACTCCAATGGCCCTGGCGGGAAGCGAGGGGACAACCGGCGCAGAGATCTCCGTGTTCCAACCCCTTTGGTTGCCGGACGGTCGCCTGGTGGTGGCCGAAGATGGCAGCGGTTGGTGGAACCTGCTGCGCAGCACAGGAGGCACCACTCTGGACAGTCTCCAGTGGGAGCGCCCCTGGCCCATGGAGGCGGAAACCGCCATGCCCCAGTGGGTGTATGGCATGCGCACCTCCGCCTGGGATGGCAGGCAGCTGTTGGCAGCCGTCTGCCGAGAGGGGTGCTGGCAACTGAACCGTCTCAGCGAGCAAGGCACGATTCAGACGCTTGACCAACCCTTTGATGATCTAGCGGGCCTGCATGCGCAGGGGGAAAGAGCCGTGGCCATCGCGAGCAACAGCACCACTGGCCAGGGGCTGCTGGAGATCGATCTCAGCGATGGACATTGGCACCACCACCCGGCGGCCGAGCCCGCGCTGAGCGCGGAGTGCATCAGCGTGGCGGAGCCCCTTTGGTTTGAGGGATCCCAGGGACGCCGCACCCATGCCTGGTACTACCCACCGAGCGCTGGCTCAGCAGAGAGGCCCCCGCTGTTGGTGAAGAGCCACAGCGGTCCCACCGCCATGGCCCGACGGGGCCTCAGCCTCGGCATCCAGTACTGGACATCCCGCGGCTGGGGCGTGGTCGATGTGAACTACGGCGGCTCCACAGGTTTCGGGCGGGCCTACAGGGAGCGGCTCAACGGGGGCTGGGGACTCGTCGACGTGGAGGACTGCGCCGCGGCCGCCCAAGCCCTGATCGCAGCCGGTCGCGCCCATCCGGACCAGATCGCGATCGAAGGGGGCAGCGCCGGTGGCTTCACCACCCTGGCCTGCCTTTGCTTCACCGACACGTTCCGTGTGGGCGCCTGCCGCTACGCCGTGAGTGATCTCACCGCCATGGCCACGGACACCCACCGTTTCGAGGCCCGCTACGCGGAGCGTCTGGTGGGGATATGGCCGCAGGAGCGCGAGCGCTATGAAGCGCGCTCTCCCCTGCTCCATGCCGAGCGGATCCACTGCCCGGTGATTTTCTTCCAGGGCGACAAAGACAAGGTGGTGCCACCGGAGCAGACCGAACGGATGGCAACGGCACTCAGGGCTAACGGGCTGCCAGTGGAGGTGCACAGCTTCCCGAACGAAGGCCACGGCTTCCGCGACAGCCACGTGCAGATCAGTGTGCTTGAAGCCACCGAACGCTTCTTCCGCACACATCTGGGCCTCAACGAAGGTTGA
- a CDS encoding class II aldolase/adducin family protein, with product MAETVGSEQVFSGHGVPEQPGLREELVAVARRMNGTGLNQGTSGNLSVRIPGGMLVTPSSLPYEQMEPGDLVALDLEGHPLSSAQRRPSSEWRLHADVLAGRPEAQAVLHCHPVHATALACHDRSIPAFHYMVAVAGGDDVRCAPYATFGTAELSAYAVEALRDRKACLLARHGLVALGSDLDQALRIAVEVETLARMYLQALQIGEPPLLSPAQMEAVYAQFRGLHYGQADPDQEERSVSQLNLR from the coding sequence ATGGCTGAAACAGTGGGATCTGAGCAAGTTTTCTCCGGGCATGGGGTTCCCGAACAGCCCGGTTTGCGAGAGGAGCTGGTGGCGGTGGCCCGGCGTATGAATGGCACGGGTCTCAATCAGGGCACCTCGGGCAACCTGTCGGTGCGCATCCCTGGCGGCATGCTGGTCACCCCGAGCTCCCTGCCCTATGAGCAGATGGAGCCGGGCGATCTGGTGGCGCTTGATCTGGAGGGTCACCCCTTGAGCTCGGCTCAGCGCCGTCCCTCTTCGGAGTGGCGTTTGCATGCCGATGTACTGGCAGGGCGTCCGGAAGCACAGGCGGTGCTCCATTGCCATCCGGTGCATGCCACTGCCCTGGCCTGCCATGACCGATCGATTCCCGCCTTCCATTACATGGTGGCCGTCGCCGGCGGTGATGACGTTCGCTGTGCGCCCTATGCAACGTTCGGAACGGCCGAGCTCTCGGCCTATGCCGTGGAAGCGCTCCGGGATCGGAAGGCTTGTCTGCTGGCCCGTCATGGGCTGGTGGCCCTGGGATCGGATCTTGATCAGGCGCTGCGGATTGCCGTGGAGGTGGAGACCCTGGCACGGATGTATCTCCAGGCTCTGCAGATCGGCGAACCGCCCCTGCTCTCGCCAGCACAAATGGAGGCTGTTTACGCCCAGTTCCGTGGGCTTCACTACGGTCAGGCGGATCCTGACCAAGAAGAGCGGTCCGTTTCTCAGCTCAACCTTCGTTGA
- the mtnA gene encoding S-methyl-5-thioribose-1-phosphate isomerase, giving the protein MNIDGKAWRTIWLEPDGCSVGVIDQTQLPHRFSTRTLHSCDQAAESIRTMVVRGAPLIGVTGAYGLMLALQVDASDRAFDLAFDQLNATRPTAVNLRWALERVRDRVRPLPEAERAAAARQEAAAIADEDVAMCEAIGDHGLKIFQELAAARPPGRRAEPFRVLTHCNAGWLATVDWGTALAPIYKAHRAGINIHVWVDETRPRNQGASLTAYELGREGVPHTVIVDNAGGHLMQHGQVDAVIVGTDRTTRRGDVCNKIGTYLKALAAHDNQVPFYVALPASTIDWSLEDGVAEIPIEARSADEVTAIQGRVISGASAGELVQVQLTPDGSAGFNPAFDVTPARLVSGLITERGVAPASEAGLRGLYGNG; this is encoded by the coding sequence ATGAACATCGACGGCAAAGCCTGGCGCACGATCTGGCTCGAGCCGGATGGTTGCTCGGTCGGGGTGATCGATCAGACCCAGCTGCCGCATCGCTTCAGCACCCGCACGCTTCACAGCTGCGATCAGGCCGCTGAATCGATCCGCACGATGGTGGTGCGGGGAGCACCGCTGATCGGCGTCACCGGTGCCTACGGCCTGATGCTTGCTCTCCAGGTGGATGCCAGTGATCGGGCCTTTGATCTCGCGTTTGATCAACTCAATGCCACCCGGCCGACGGCGGTGAATCTGCGCTGGGCCCTCGAGCGGGTCCGCGATCGGGTGCGGCCCCTGCCGGAGGCCGAGCGCGCCGCAGCGGCCCGCCAGGAGGCGGCTGCGATCGCTGATGAGGATGTGGCCATGTGTGAGGCGATTGGCGACCACGGGCTGAAGATTTTTCAGGAGCTGGCGGCTGCGCGTCCGCCTGGGCGACGGGCTGAGCCCTTCCGCGTGCTGACCCATTGCAATGCGGGTTGGTTGGCCACCGTCGACTGGGGAACGGCCTTGGCTCCGATCTACAAGGCTCACCGCGCCGGGATCAACATCCACGTGTGGGTCGATGAGACCCGCCCCCGCAATCAGGGCGCTTCCCTCACGGCCTATGAGCTGGGACGGGAGGGGGTTCCCCACACGGTGATTGTCGACAACGCCGGTGGGCACCTCATGCAGCACGGCCAAGTGGATGCAGTGATCGTTGGTACTGACCGCACCACCCGTCGGGGCGACGTCTGCAACAAGATCGGCACCTATCTCAAGGCGCTAGCTGCTCACGACAATCAGGTTCCTTTTTATGTGGCGCTTCCTGCGTCGACGATTGACTGGTCGCTCGAGGATGGAGTGGCGGAGATCCCGATCGAAGCCCGCTCTGCCGATGAGGTGACGGCGATTCAGGGGCGGGTGATCAGCGGCGCCAGCGCAGGGGAGCTGGTTCAGGTGCAGCTCACCCCCGATGGCAGCGCTGGCTTCAACCCTGCCTTCGATGTCACCCCCGCCCGGCTGGTGAGCGGTTTGATCACCGAGCGTGGTGTGGCGCCGGCAAGCGAAGCCGGTTTGCGTGGCCTCTACGGCAATGGCTGA